Proteins from a genomic interval of Lolium perenne isolate Kyuss_39 chromosome 1, Kyuss_2.0, whole genome shotgun sequence:
- the LOC127304710 gene encoding red chlorophyll catabolite reductase, whose translation MLRLEHYLRTPPAIAPTPLTALPRIRPRAVRLPCEAPLPRGKTSSTVRASAPPMRKAAAARMPSLAHREVARALADEAEARLGAQLMPSAVPADVAEFRNGAGNAVGTLDVRHGAPDSPIDFMLQSSLHCKVPNGAIDITSILVFLNASTDAPHFLLEFIQGSPTSMVVILDLLPRKDLALHPEYIEKYYQNTQLDKQRENIEELPQTRPYRSTSLFVRSACSPTAVSVSIDCGQGGESILEEIVCGHLASVAKGVLQIWLDNCTGNTSEMEQVERDIMVKRDQVVRLKSIEVDLTANLPRMFGPEVSGRVITEIRRAFGVQEA comes from the exons ATGCTCCGGCTAGAGCACTACCTCCGCACGCCGCCAGCGATCGCCCCTACCCCCCTGACAGCGCTCCCTCGCATCCGCCCCCGCGCGGTCAGGCTTCCGTGCGAGGCTCCTCTTCCCAGGGGCAAAACGTCGAGCACCGTCCGCGCGTCAGCTCCGCCGATGCGGAAGGCCGCTGCGGCGCGGATGCCGTCTTTGGCGCACCGGGAGGTAGCGCGGGCCCTCGCTGACGAGGCGGAGGCTCGGTTGGGCGCGCAGCTGATGCCCTCGGCCGTGCCTGCCGACGTCGCCGAGTTCCGCAACGGAGCTGGGAACGCCGTCGGCACGCTGGACGTGCGCCACGGCGCGCCAGACTCACCG ATTGATTTCATGTTGCAGTCTTCACTTCACTGCAAAGTACCAAATGGTGCAATTGACATCACTTCTATTCTTGTTTTCCTAAATGCCTCGACTGATGCACCACATTTCCTCCTGGAGTTTATACAAGGCAGCCCAACTTCAATGGTTGTCATTCTGGACCTGCTCCCACGCAAGGACCTTGCGCTTCACCCAGAATACATCGAGAAGTACTACCAAAATACTCAGCTGGACAAGCAACGCGAAAACATTGAAGAATTGCCACAGACCCGTCCATACCGATCAACATCTTTATTTGTGCGCAGTGCCTGTTCGCCAACAGCAGTATCGGTCAGCATTGACTGTGGGCAAGGAGGGGAGAGTATCTTGGAAGAGATTGTGTGTGGTCATCTCGCGTCAGTTGCCAAGGGGGTTCTTCAAATCTGGCTTGATAATTGCACTGGTAACACCTCAGAAATGGAACAAGTTGAGAGAGACATCATGGTCAAGAGGGACCAAGTTGTAAGATTAAAATCAATCGAGGTTGATCTGACTGCAAATTTGCCGAGGATGTTTGGGCCTGAGGTGTCTGGCCGTGTCATCACTGAAATTCGCAGAGCCTTTGGGGTACAAGAGGCCTAG